TCTTTTTGTATAGTATAAATACATTTATGCACATGGTATGTTTTAACTTGTTTTCTTACCATGTAATTAGTGAAGggataatttaataaataaataaaacacatagtttaagtgtgtaaaAACTAAacctgattttttttaaaatttttttgcAGAGTAGTGATGCCACCAATGACAAGGAACAGATCATATAATAACACTCCACAGCCACATGCTATTGAATATTATGCTCAAAGAGCCACTAATGGGGGTTTTCTCATTTCTGAATCAGCTAGTGCCTCTGATATTTCCAAAGGGTAAAAGAATTAATTTCTTccactataaaaaaaaattataacgacGTTGTTTGTCtggtatatttttgaaaaaaaaaagtcaaagaaTTTGTATAGTTGACCAATTAATtaagttgtttgtttatattTGAAGGTCCCCAAATATGCCTGGAATTTGGACAGAAGATCAAAAAGAGGCTTGGAAACCCATTGTTGACTCTGTTCATAGCAAAGGTGGTATCTTTTTTTGCCAAATTTGGCATCCAGGGAGGATATTCGACTCAAGACTAAACAATTGGTGGTTTCTTTGGACTAACGCTGCAGGTAATAATACATTTCTTTAACATGGTATCAAAATCGAACGTATCCTTAATATTGTTTGGTATATGTTATCCGttttagaatatatatattgtttatatACTAAATACTAAGtagtgtatatatttgtgtagcACCTCATGATGGTGCGTGCATGGAACCAACACTAAGGCAACTAAGCACAAATGAACTCGCTCACATTGTCGATGATTTTAGAATTGCAGCCCGTAATGCTATTGAAGCTGGTGAGTTTTCTATTTAACTAGTGAATTTGTCTACGCTTTGCACAATGTGAATATTCATTTATGAAAAAGTCAAATATTTTAGGATTTGACGGAGTTGAGATTAACTCAGCAAACAGCTACATAATTGAACAAtttttgaatgatcaagtcaATGATAGGAGGAGTGATGAATATGGTGGAAGCATAGCGAATCGTTGTAGATTTGCTCTTGAAGTTATAGGGGCAATTGTGAATGAAATTGGAGGAGATAGAGTTGGAATAAAACTTTCCGTCTTATCGGAATTGTATGGAAAAAAGGACTCGAACCTAGAAGCCCTATCGACTTATTTAGCAAGTCAACTCACTAAGCTCGGAGTTTTATATCTTCATGTGTTCGAACCAAAGGACGAACCTCGTAATAATTGCCTTCAATTTATAAGGAGGTCATTTAAAGGGACACTTATTGCTTCGGGTGGCTATAATAAAAATGAGGGAGATATGGCTATTTCTGAAAATTGTGCAGATTTGGTCTCATTTGGACGTTTGTTTTTGGCTAATCCAGATTTGCCCAAACGTTTTGAGGTTAATGGGCCGTTGAACAAGCATGATAGGAGTACTTTTTACAAGAATGACCCAATTGTGGGTTACACTGATTACCCATCTCTTCAACTTGAATTTACTTAATTTCGAAAGACGGAATAATTTGGTAATCTCTTCAACTTGAATTTACTTAATTTCGAAAGACGGAATAATTTGGAAGACCCTTGTAATTGTTCTGATTCATCATCCCGATTTCTTTACTTTACAAAGTTTCCACTAGATCAAATACATTACATCTTGTATACGATGTAATGTATTTGATCTTCTATCATTATTATATAAGTCAAATCTCTCTGTATCGAGATTTTTTTGGTTGCTGTTATACATCTATAACAATATTTGACATTCAAGATATCATTTTTCTTATCGCTAAGTTTAGTATTCCTGTAACAGTTAAAAGAAGTATGCTGTTTTTGTTGTTTCTCTTATAACAAACATGTCAAAAGTACAAGAGAAGCAAAATGGTACATCAGATAGGTTGTATATAACCAGAAACAAAGCTTAATCTCAAGGTGTAACTGTACATAGTATGCTAAGATCAAGAACTGATACCATAATGCCATGAATTAATCGGAcgaatttatgcaaaaatattggGGCTCAATGTGAATGAACTGTTGAACTTTGTCCTAAAGGGTTGTAACTTACGCAAACGAATCATGATATCTACAAGTACGTCTTCTGTTGTATTCTAGCAAGCTTCCGTATGTTCGATCCCAGATTCCAATGTAAAGAGATTCATCGTCTGGACTCAGAGATACCCCTGATATCTCACCGAAAAGATCAATTTCCTGACGTTTCTTGTAGTCTGACTCGGTACTGTAGATATGGACAAAATCTGCAGGTTCAGCCACTACTAGGAACTGTCCATCGGATGAGAAACGGATAGATCGAGCAGCACCGATGTTTCCCTTCAGAATGGCTGTAGACGAGGATAAGTTTCTCAAGTCCCAAATTCGACACGTCTTATCTTGATTCCCAGTGGCGAATGTACGGCCATCTGGATGCCACGCACAAGCAAAAGAGTAGTCTAAATGACCAACAATTGAAGCCACCGTCTGTTAAAAAGTAAACAAGCTCCCTTAGATAAGATTTTGAAAGTTCAGCAAATGGAAAACGCATATGAAAGCCGAAATATGTACAGACATCTTTGAAGGAAAAAGAAATTTTCGAATTCACACTCTTTAAAACAATAGCACAACGGAGAACAGACATGGATCACTAAACAGTGAGTTCAAACACGTTTCGCTTCCACAAGAAAGATCTATAATGACTCTGCAAATTTTTTCGGAAATTTTTTACCAAATAATCACCTCATCATAAGTGCAGCAACTATATCAACCTAACATGCTTCAGCCTGCCCTTGTGACTTAAAAAAACTCAAGTGACGTATTTACATAATCAAAAAGTTGCACTTCATCTGATTTGTCTGTAGATCCAGTATAAGCGAGCTATTGTATTCATTTCCGAATGGAACAATTAATACTACTATCAGAGTGAAACAACGGACTAAAGATGGTAATggttaaaaatttataataccTTTCCATTGCGGGAATCAACAAGTAAACCATCTAGATCATCCCCAACAACAGTAAAAAGCTTGCAATCTGGGCTCATTGAGGTGTGCTGCATCAATTACCAGtgaaataataaatacatgAGCTAATGAAGGATGCAACTTCAAACAGGATTGAAATATCTGTTCACAGAAAGCATGAGGACAGgaagaaataattcttaatcCAAATAAAAATTGGAGAGAAGTGAGTATCTATTCAGACATATCCCCCGAATATCCCCCTACTTATTACTTTCTTATCTTAGAATATGCCCTACTTATTGCTTTCTTATCTTATAACCTCTGAGGAAATGCGATTCAAACTGGATCATGGACAAGGTCCTGAGTCCAATGTATAAAATCCCTGCCTACTAGTAGCAAAATCTCATACTCTGAAGAAACTAGCAGAAGCTGGACGGAACTTCTTGATAGTGGACAACAGCTTACATGTTTCCACTATCTACATGCCAGTTCATTCCTCTAGTAGGGGGTATTACTATCTAAGGATGTGATATTCTTCTACCGATGTAAACAAAAGAAGAGAATAGAAGATTCTATAACAAAAGAAAACGCCATCCACCCTTCACCATGTGCGTTGATGACGACTAACTTCAAGCAAACGAGCAAACTTCAATAACCCATTAAAGCATGGCAAAAAATAATTGCTAGCCAAAGACAAGTTACGAAGTCAAAATAGTAGTTAAACAAATACAACAATGAGCAGCATATAAGTTAAGAAAATAAACATGAAAGTGAGTGTAAAATAGTATCTCAGGGGTATTCCACGACGTCAGAGCAAAAAGCAATCATGTTGGCAATCTATTATATACGAAGTTGTACCATCAGCCACAGCGACTGTACTCATTGCAAACCTCTATGGCCCCGACAAATCTCAAATATTCACCCCCTATAAATTGGTCCGATAAGATGAAACAAATGAGAATGATGGAATTTATCGTCAACCTCTTGGCCTCATCCAACTAGACAATCTAATCTACCACCAAACTCAACCTGAATGTATAAAATCCTAC
This DNA window, taken from Solanum dulcamara chromosome 3, daSolDulc1.2, whole genome shotgun sequence, encodes the following:
- the LOC129881952 gene encoding 12-oxophytodienoate reductase-like protein isoform X1, translated to MATNSTAIPLLTPYKMGRFNLSHRVVMPPMTRNRSYNNTPQPHAIEYYAQRATNGGFLISESASASDISKGSPNMPGIWTEDQKEAWKPIVDSVHSKGGIFFCQIWHPGRIFDSRLNNWWFLWTNAAAPHDGACMEPTLRQLSTNELAHIVDDFRIAARNAIEAVNDRRSDEYGGSIANRCRFALEVIGAIVNEIGGDRVGIKLSVLSELYGKKDSNLEALSTYLASQLTKLGVLYLHVFEPKDEPRNNCLQFIRRSFKGTLIASGGYNKNEGDMAISENCADLVSFGRLFLANPDLPKRFEVNGPLNKHDRSTFYKNDPIVGYTDYPSLQLEFT
- the LOC129881952 gene encoding 12-oxophytodienoate reductase-like protein isoform X2, producing MATNSTAIPLLTPYKMGRFNLSHRVVMPPMTRNRSYNNTPQPHAIEYYAQRATNGGFLISESASASDISKGSPNMPGIWTEDQKEAWKPIVDSVHSKGGIFFCQIWHPGRIFDSRLNNWWFLWTNAAAPHDGACMEPTLRQLSTNELAHIVDDFRIAARNAIEAGFDGVEINSANSYIIEQFLNDQVNDRRSDEYGGSIANRCRFALEVIGAIVNEIGGDRVGIKLSVLSELYGKKDSNLEALSTYLASQLTKLGVLYLHVFEPKDEPRNNCLQFIRRSFKGTLIASGGYNKNEGDMAISENCADLVSFGRLFLANPDLPKRFEVNGPLNKHDRSTFYKNDPIVGYTDYPSLQLEFT